The Syntrophomonadaceae bacterium DNA window CTGTATTGCGGGGCAACTGTCGCTACTCGTTATATTAACATCATGGTCTGATGCGGGGGGAAAAGGATCTTGGGAGAGGGTCAGACCCTTAGGAACATTAAACTGATCCTGGCCTATGACGGGACGGCATATCATGGCTGGCAGGTTCAAGCAGAAAACCAGAAACCGACTGTGCAGGATAGGGTCGAAAAAGCTCTGGCAGTGCTCACCAGGGAAAATATCCGCGTAGCTGGCGCCGGCAGGACGGATGCCGGAGTACATGCTTTGGGGCAGGTTGCCACCTTTTTAACCGGTTCGCCAATTCCCATCGAGCGTTTCCCCGCAGCCATCAACAGTATTCTTCCTGATGATATTGTGACGACTAAAGCCCAGGAAATGCCCCCGGATTTCCATGCCCGGTTCAGCGCCAGAGGCAAGACTTATCGCTATTTGATTGACAACCGTCAATATCCGGACCCTTTTTGGCGGAATTATGCCCTCCATCACCCCTATCCTTTGGATGTCCAGGCGATGGCGAAGGCTGCCGGACAATTTACTGGTAAATTTGATTGGCGGGGATTCTGTGCCAGCGGCAGCGGGCGAAAAAATTTTGTCCGAACCATAGTTGAAAGCCATATCAGCCAGGAGGGCTCCAGGATCGTATTTGAAACTACCGGTGACGGGTTCTTATACAACATGGTTCGCATTATGGCAGGCACCTTGCTTTTAGTAGGCAGAGGCAAAATAGAGCCTGACGGCATCAGAGATATTATTCTGTCTCAGGAGCGGAACAAAGCCGGTCCTACAGTACCGTCCCACGGCTTGTATCTGATAAAAGTGATCTACTGATCCCTGACAAGGCATTTTTCTTGACACGCAAGACCTATTGGGATACAATTATGAGTGCGAGTTTTTGGCCTGTCTGTGCCAGCCCCGGCAGCAGGATCATAACAACCGATTACCTTCTATGAGGAGGAAAGAAAATGACCACCTATATGGCAAAACCGCAAGAGGTGGTGCGGAAGTGGTATGTCATAGATGCTACCGATAAAACTCTCGGCAGGCTAGCAACCGAGGTGGCCCGTCTATTGAGAGGGAAGCATAAACCTATCTTCACGCCCCATGTCGACACCGGCGATCATGTAATCGTTGTAAATGCCGAGAAAATTAAACTTACCGGCAACAAGCTGCAAAACAAACAATACATCCGCCATTCCGGCTATCCGGGCGGGCTGAAAGTGATGCCTTATGCAGAGCTGATGCAAAAGAAGCCGGAAAAAGCCATCGAACTGGCTGTAAAGGGCATGATCCCGCACAACTCTTTAGGCAGAAAGACCTTTAAAAAGCTCAAAGTTTACCGCGGCCCCGATCACCCGCATCAGGCCCAAATGCCTGAGGCATGGGCCGCGCAAGAGTGATGCTTTTAGAAGTGAGCAGTTAATCCAATTAACTAGTGAAGGGAGGCGTGAGATGGCACAGGTGCAGTTTTACGGAACCGGACGAAGAAAAAATGCCGTCGCCAGGGTCAGGCTGGTACCCGGGCAAGGCAAAGTACTGGTAAATGACCGGCTGCTGGACGAATACTTTGGGCTGAAAACTTTGGAGATGATCGTCCGTCAGCCGCTAGAGATAACAGAGACCTTCAGCCGCTTTGATGTACTGGCTAAAGTGGAAGGCGGCGGGGTAAGCGGACAGGCAGGAGCAATTCGCATGGGCATTGCCCGGGCATTGCTGGAAGCAGATGAAAACCTTCGTCCGTTACTTAAGCGGGCCGGATTTTTAACCAGAGATCCCAGAATGAAGGAGCGGCGCAAATACGGCTTAAAGAAAGCCCGGAAAGCTCCCCAATTCTCCAAGCGTTAATATTGTAGTTAATTTTGTAGAAACTAAAGAAGGATGGCCTAAAAGCCCATCCTTCTTTCTTCTTGCGAGAACAGAACATAACCTTGCGTCAGTCCGTTAATGGAGGTACCCTGAGGCCATTTATTTA harbors:
- the truA gene encoding tRNA pseudouridine(38-40) synthase TruA, which gives rise to MGEGQTLRNIKLILAYDGTAYHGWQVQAENQKPTVQDRVEKALAVLTRENIRVAGAGRTDAGVHALGQVATFLTGSPIPIERFPAAINSILPDDIVTTKAQEMPPDFHARFSARGKTYRYLIDNRQYPDPFWRNYALHHPYPLDVQAMAKAAGQFTGKFDWRGFCASGSGRKNFVRTIVESHISQEGSRIVFETTGDGFLYNMVRIMAGTLLLVGRGKIEPDGIRDIILSQERNKAGPTVPSHGLYLIKVIY
- the rplM gene encoding 50S ribosomal protein L13, with amino-acid sequence MTTYMAKPQEVVRKWYVIDATDKTLGRLATEVARLLRGKHKPIFTPHVDTGDHVIVVNAEKIKLTGNKLQNKQYIRHSGYPGGLKVMPYAELMQKKPEKAIELAVKGMIPHNSLGRKTFKKLKVYRGPDHPHQAQMPEAWAAQE
- the rpsI gene encoding 30S ribosomal protein S9 — encoded protein: MAQVQFYGTGRRKNAVARVRLVPGQGKVLVNDRLLDEYFGLKTLEMIVRQPLEITETFSRFDVLAKVEGGGVSGQAGAIRMGIARALLEADENLRPLLKRAGFLTRDPRMKERRKYGLKKARKAPQFSKR